One Ascaphus truei isolate aAscTru1 chromosome 9, aAscTru1.hap1, whole genome shotgun sequence genomic region harbors:
- the ARHGAP5 gene encoding rho GTPase-activating protein 5, with protein sequence MMAKNKEPRPPAYTISVVGLSGTEKDKGNCGVGKSCLCNRYVRPKADEYYPEHTSVLSTIDFGGRVVNNDHFLYWGDVTQSGEDGVDCRHHIIEQTEFIDDQTFLPHRSTNLQPYIKRAASSKLQSAEKLMYICTDQLGLEQDFEQKQMPEGKLTIDGFVLCIDVSQGCTRKFDEQLKFINNLYVQVAKAKKPVIIAATKCDECVDHYLREVQAFSSNKKNLLVVETSARININVETCFTALVQMLDKTRGKPKIIPYLDAFKTHRQLVACTTDKFEKLIVQTVRDYHATWKTVTNKLKNHPDYEDYINLESTMKAKNTFSKHIEQLKQEHIRKRKEEYLKTLPRALNIILPKLEEIESLSWAEALQLLERSPDFSLWFVMLDGTPWDQSDHIDKMNDRRVPFDLLCTLEAEKLYQNHVQHLISEKRRLEMKEKFKKTLEKTLFISPGQSWEEVMCFVLDEEAYKFINETDRVEVYRKHQREIIEKAKEEFQEMVFEHAELFYDLDLNATPSSDKMSEIHAVLGEEPRYKALQKLAPDRESLLLKHIGFVYHPTKETCLSGQNCMDIKVEQVLANSLLQSNLGRLNLYHDGTNLDKVNLFILGKDSLAQEMTNEIRTQSTDDEFALDGKIYELDLRALDAYSVYLSSQLWTSTFKPHGCFCVFSSIESLNFMGDCIGKIRCEAQARRDKDMANLPFTLILANQRENVVKNLPILRHQGQQLANKLQCPFVDVPAGTYPRKFNETQIKQALRGVLESVKHNSDIANPVPIVKDLSEADLRIVMCAMCGDPFSVDLILSPFLESRTCSAAQPGQKNSLMLDKIIGEKRRRIQITILSYHSSIGVRKDELVHGYILVYSARRKASMGMLRAFLSEVQDTIPVQLVAVTDSQADFFENEAIKELMTEGEHIATEISAKFTALYSLSQYHRQTEVFTPFFCDVLEKKTSIENSYLVESTREASQQCEDVFIHSPRGNSPAYSCYPDSEDDTEAPPPYSPIGDDVQLLPKCRLDNEGNEYPIHSTPLNCHDHERNHKVPPPPIRPKPALPKKLDPNLLKTIEAGIKTNPKKQTSRVPLAHPEDLDPSDNYAEPVDTIFKPKDFANDIYAVPDDSQNQIMKSRNLFTNAQGDEENGISDRASRGQTERRPSKYKYRSKTLFSKAKSYSYRRTHSDASDEEAFTTGGKEWKRKGRHRGSEEDPLLSPVDTWKGGIDNPAITSDQELDDKKKKKATKGKGDKKTSRQTQRTPKPKTKSFNPPTRRNWDSNYFGKPLQELVTAEKPIPVFVKKCVDYIEESGLSTEGLYRVSGNKTDQDNIQKQFDQGKWPLCGVRPLLTLYSMRGQQRMSRH encoded by the coding sequence ATGATGGCAAAAAATAAGGAGCCACGTCCCCCAGCATATACCATTAGCGTGGTAGGATTATCTGGGACTGAGAAGGATAAAGGCAACTGTGGAGTGGGGAAGTCTTGCTTGTGCAACCGGTATGTCCGCCCAAAGGCTGATGAATATTACCCAGAACATACCTCTGTCCTTAGCACAATTGACTTTGGAGGGCGTGTGGTCAACAATGACCACTTTTTGTACTGGGGTGACGTAACACAGAGCGGGGAGGATGGGGTGGACTGCAGGCACCATATCATTGAGCAGACAGAATTCATAGACGACCAGACTTTCCTTCCCCACCGGAGCACGAATCTTCAGCCCTACATAAAGCGGGCAGCATCTTCAAAGCTGCAATCAGCAGAGAAACTGATGTATATTTGCACGGACCAGCTTGGCCTGGAGCAGGACTTTGAGCAAAAGCAAATGCCAGAAGGGAAACTGACCATAGATGGTTTTGTGCTATGCATTGATGTTAGCCAAGGATGTACCCGAAAGTTTGACGAACAGCTTAAGTTCATTAATAACCTCTACGTGCAAGTAGCAAAAGCAAAAAAGCCTGTTATCATTGCTGCAACTAAATGCGATGAGTGTGTGGATCATTATCTGCGAGAAGTTCAGGCATTTTCCTCCAACAAGAAAAACTTACTGGTTGTAGAAACTTCCGCACGGATTAATATCAATGTTGAGACTTGTTTTACTGCTCTGGTTCAAATGTTGGACAAAACTCGAGGGAAACCCAAAATAATTCCTTATTTGGATGCCTTCAAAACACACAGGCAACTTGTTGCCTGTACTACTGACAAATTTGAGAAGCTTATAGTGCAAACAGTGCGGGATTACCATGCAACATGGAAAACAGTTACTAATAAATTGAAAAACCACCCTGATTACGAAGACTACATCAACCTAGAGAGTActatgaaggccaaaaatacctTTTCAAAACACATAGAGCAGCTCAAGCAGGAGCACATTCggaaaagaaaagaggagtacCTTAAAACACTACCAAGAGCACTCAATATAATCCTGCCAAAGCTTGAGGAGATTGAAAGCTTAAGCTGGGCAGAAGCTCTGCAGCTTTTAGAAAGAAGTCCAGACTTCAGTTTGTGGTTTGTGATGCTTGACGGGACCCCCTGGGATCAATCTGACCATATAGACAAAATGAATGATAGGAGGGTTCCCTTTGACCTCCTGTGCACTTTGGAAGCAGAAAAACTTTATCAAAACCACGTCCAGCACCTGATTTCTGAGAAAAGGAGATTGGAAATGAAGGAAAAGTTCAAGAAAACCCTCGAGAAAACACTGTTCATTTCCCCCGGTCAGTCCTGGGAAGAGgtgatgtgttttgtgttagacgAAGAAGCCTACAAGTTCATAAATGAGACAGACCGAGTAGAAGTATACCGCAAACATCAGCGGGAAATCATTGAAAAAGCCAAAGAAGAATTCCAGGAGATGGTTTTCGAGCACGCCGAACTGTTCTATGACTTGGATCTAAACGCTACTCCCAGCAGTGATAAAATGAGCGAGATTCATGCTGTCCTTGGTGAAGAGCCAAGATACAAAGCTTTACAGAAGCTTGCCCCTGACAGAGAATCTCTCCTGCTCAAACACATAGGATTTGTTTATCACCCCACTAAAGAAACCTGTTTAAGTGGTCAAAACTGCATGGACATTAAAGTGGAACAGGTACTTGCCAACAGCCTCCTCCAGTCGAATCTCGGCCGTCTGAACTTGTACCATGATGGAACTAACCTTGATAAGGTGAACCTCTTCATCCTCGGCAAAGACAGTCTGGCACAGGAGATGACAAACGAAATAAGGACTCAGTCGACGGATGACGAGTTTGCACTGGATGGGAAAATTTATGAATTAGACCTAAGAGCACTTGATGCATATTCTGTTTACCTTTCGAGTCAGTTATGGACCTCTACTTTTAAACCACACGGTTGCTTCTGTGTTTTTAGCTCAATTGAATCACTTAATTTTATGGGGGACTGCATTGGCAAGATCAGATGTGAAGCACAGGCTAGGAGAGATAAGGACATGGCGAACCTTCCATTCACGTTAATTCTAGCTAACCAACGGGAGAACGTCGTCAAGAACCTGCCAATTCTGAGGCATCAAGGGCAGCAGCTAGCAAATAAGCTGCAGTGCCCCTTTGTTGACGTACCTGCTGGCACATACCCACGCAAGTTTAACGAGACTCAAATAAAACAAGCACTGAGGGGAGTACTGGAATCTGTCAAGCACAATTCCGACATTGCTAACCCGGTTCCCATTGTAAAAGACCTTTCGGAAGCTGACTTGAGGATCGTAATGTGTGCCATGTGTGGGGATCCCTTCAGCGTGGACCTAATTCTTTCTCCCTTTTTGGAATCCCGCACATGCAGTGCTGCTCAGCCCGGCCAAAAGAACTCACTGATGCTTGACAAAATCATTGGCGAGAAACGGAGGCGGATACAGATAACCATATTATCGTACCACTCCTCCATCGGGGTACGGAAAGACGAGCTGGTTCACGGGTACATCTTGGTTTACTCTGCCAGGCGAAAGGCCTCCATGGGAATGCTGCGCGCGTTCCTTTCAGAGGTTCAGGACACCATTCCTGTACAACTGGTAGCGGTCACAGACAGCCAAGCGGATTTCTTTGAGAATGAGGCCATCAAAGAGTTAATGACAGAAGGAGAGCACATTGCCACAGAGATTTCCGCTAAATTTACTGCTTTGTATTCACTGTCTCAGTACCACCGGCAAACAGAGGTTTTTACGCCATTCTTTTGTGATGTTTTAGAGAAAAAGACCTCGATTGAGAACTCCTACTTGGTAGAGAGCACCAGGGAGGCAAGTCAACAGTGTGAAGATGTTTTCATCCATTCGCCACGTGGAAACTCGCCAGCCTATAGCTGCTATCCGGATTCAGAGGACGATACTGAAGCTCCACCACCGTATAGCCCCATTGGAGATGACGTGCAACTTTTGCCAAAGTGTCGTTTGGACAATGAAGGGAACGAGTATCCCATACACAGTACCCCACTTAACTGTCATGACCACGAGCGCAACCATAAAGTGCCTCCTCCTCCAATAAGGCCCAAGCCAGCTTTACCCAAGAAACTGGACCCAAACCTATTGAAAACTATTGAAGCTGGCATCAAAACGAACCCCAAGAAGCAAACCTCTCGTGTCCCCCTGGCACACCCTGAGGATCTGGACCCTTCTGATAACTATGCTGAACCGGTTGACACCATCTTCAAACCCAAAGACTTTGCCAATGACATTTACGCGGTTCCAGACGACAGTCAGAACCAAATCATGAAAAGCCGAAACCTGTTCACCAATGCGCAGGGAGACGAGGAGAACGGCATCTCAGACAGAGCGTCAAGGGGTCAGACGGAGAGGAGGCCCTCTAAGTACAAGTACAGGTCAAAGACTCTGTTCAGCAAGGCCAAATCGTACTCGTACCGGCGGACTCATTCTGACGCCAGTGACGAGGAGGCGTTCACCACAGGTGGAAAGGAGTGGAAGCGGAAAGGAAGACACAGAGGAAGCGAAGAGGACCCGTTACTCTCTCCCGTTGATACCTGGAAAGGGGGCATTGACAACCCGGCCATCACTTCCGACCAAGAGCTGgatgataaaaaaaagaaaaaagcgacCAAAGGGAAAGGAGACAAGAAG